The sequence CTAAAACAATAGCCACTACCGCCAGAGTATTGTTGTTGTTGGGTGCAACTTCTCCTGTAGCAGCATTAGACGTAAATACATACAACATACCTACCAATCCAAAAAGTCCAGAAAAAGCAGTCATAACGATACGATGATACCTTTTTGATCGTTTATCTAAATATGATACTTTGTAGTTTTCTATCGCCACTGGTTTTGGCTTTTTTGTTTTTTGTTTTTTAGTAAATAGGTGTTTCATATGTTTTGTTTTTTACTACTATCCTTTGCAGTATAGCATTAGCTGTGATCTGAAGCTAAATGCCACAAGCCACAGTGCGGGCACACATACGGCTTAAGGCGTACGCCGTGTTGATACATAGCAACTGTCGCGGCAGCTTGGGCTTGTTTTTTTGTGTCAAAGGCTAATTTATCAATGCATGGCAGCACTTCTTCTTGCATTACGCGTAATCTCTTGCCAATGCGACATATATTCCATTCGTCCAGCCAAATCCTGTCTGGCTCGGGTATACGCCTTTTATAGGCTCTTTTGTTGGAGTAACAACATTATATTTTTCTAATAGCACGCCATGGGTGGCATACCAATCAGTACATGTTTTAAGCCATTTCTTCGCGAGCCGGTTTGCGTCTTCTGTATATCCGTATCTTTCGAGACCCTTAATAACAATCCACTGCAGTGGTGCCCAGCCATTTGGGTACGCCCACTGTGTTTTCACCGATCCAAACAGCAATGATAAATTAATCATTGGACGCGATGTGGTGCTTAAACCGCCATCTTTTTCAAACTTACCAAGTTGTTTTACAAGTTCTTTCGCTTTTTTATCATCTACCATGCCAACCCACATTGGGTAAAACCCAGCAAGTGACCACGTTAAGCCTCTTTTCTCATCTTCAAAGTTATAATCAAAATAAAATTTTCGCACATGACCCCATAATAATTCATCAACAATTTGGGCACGTTTTTGGGCCTTATTGTCCCATAATGCAGCGGTTTTTAGATCGTTTTTTGTCCGATACCAATCAGCAAAATCTTTTTCATACTTATATAGTAATGAATTTAGGTCAATCGGATAGTAATCTAGACACTTTCTATCAAAGCGTGGTGTCATATCCCACCCACTTTCAGCTTCGGCCAGATCATGGAGGGCATTGATATCGTAGTATCTATTAAGCTGCCCAATTTTTCGCCAGTGTGGATGCTTCGTACTCATCCACACGGTAGTATATTCATCTTCAGCTATCGCCATCATTTCATCAAACCACTCACCAGAACAACCAAATGTTTCTTTATATAAAAGTATCATAGACGTGAGCAGTGGTGGTTGTGAACGACTTAAAAAATAGAGCCGACTAGCGTTTGGAATCATATGAAACCGTTTATACAGTGCTACTAAATTTTCTAACATTCCTTTGGCGAGTTGACTATATTTTTGGTCGTTAAGCCCCAGCAGTATGAAATAAGTATCCCAGTAGTACTGTTCTTCAAAATTAAATTGCGCATTCGCCTGGGCAGCCGGAACTATGTAGTCGTGCGGTAATCCTATTAACGTGCCTGTGTCTTGTGTGTTTTTATATAGTAAATCAGCCCAGTGTTGGTCTATGTAGGCAAGCGTCGCTTCAACGTTCGCATTATGCATATGTGGTGGCTTTTTATGCCAAATTCTATTCATAACAATCTACCTATTTAGATTTATTGTGCTGCGGTAAGTTGAATATCAAATATTAATACAGAATTCGCCGGTATACTGCCTTGTGCGTTCGGACCATAGCCAAGGCTGGGTGGTATTATAACGCGCCTCGTGCCACCTGCTTTCATGCCTGCAACGCCTTGTTCAAAACCAGGTATCAGTTGGCCAGCACCAAGCGTAAACAGTAGTGGTTCTAACTGGCCATTGTTGCCTGTGCGTGATTGATCAAATAGCTGACCGTTTGTTAAGTAACCCTTATAGGTAACAGCAAGTTTAGAATCTTTAACGGCCTCGGCGCCTTTCCCTAAAACAATATCACCAAAAAAAACTTCATTTTTATCTTTGTATTGTTCATAGTCGCTAAAATTTGTCGTGTCAGCGGTACTACCAGTATTCGTTGTCTGTTGTCTCGTGGTACCTGAACCTAAGTTAGTGCTCGTAGTTGGCGAAGAGTCAACGCTTAGCGCGTTCGGATCTTTAGGAGTATTCTGTTTCGGTGTAAGACTAATAGAATCACCTCCTGCATTCTCGTAATTAAGAGGTACGGTAGCACCCGTGCTGAGCGAGCTTTTCGTTTGCGACGAATCTTGCTGCGCCGATTGCCACGCAAAAAACCCACCACCAAGCGCCGCGATGACACCAATAGTGAGTGCTCCTATTATTACCATTTTTCTGTTTTTAAGCATTATAAGAATTGTACGCTAATAATGATAGTAAATAAAGTCAAATGAGCTATGACATAAAAGGTTATTGGTGTTTGATTTATTCGTAGCGCAGTGCTTCTATAGGGTCTAGCCGGCTCGCTTTAAAAGCAGGTATTAGTCCAGCCAGCAGCGTAATAAGCGCAATATTTCCGACAATACTGAGCGCTAATTGGGGTGTAATAGACAGCAACTGTAAGCCTTCTATACCCTTTAAAAAGGAATTTTCGGCGATAGTATTGATTGTATACTGTGCACCGTAGGCAAAAGCAAGTCCAAATATACTGCCCCAAAAACCAAGTAGAGCTGCTTCTACACTAAAGAGTGCAAATATAGTCTTTGGCTTGGCGCCAAGAGCTCTAAACAAGCCTATTTCTCTGGTACGCTCTAGCACAGCCATAAACAAGGTGTTTATAACACCAACAATGGATGCTAGTATTGCCACCGCGCTAAACGCAGCGAGCGCTAATTGAACACCAGTTACTACACCGTTAAGTGTGTTATTAACATCTGCTAGACTCGTCACAGAAAATCCAACATTTTTTAAATTTTCTTTGAGTTGCTCGTCTGTTACGGTATCTGATTTTGATATATACACATTAGCTACTTGTGGTACACCGCCAAAAGCTTGCACCGTGGCTATACGCTGTGCGTCTGTCTGGCTTACCTTAACTGATGCATCAATGAGCGTCGGTTCGTAGATACCCTTGATAATAAAATCCTCTGTAACGGTTTGGTCATTTACCGTCTGGTAGGTAAACGATAAGCTTTTTCCTATGGCAGCTTCACTTGAGCTTGCACCAGTTAACGAAACAAACTTACGCGATAACATAATACTGCCAACGTCATCTAAATTTATTTTGGTTCCTGCTACCACCGTAAGTGGTAGTTGTGGCACAATAGGCTCGCTGACAACCTGGTACTTATTGCCATCAACAGACGTTACATAGTTAAAACTAGGCATGTATGGGACTTGTGCTGTACTTACTCCTTCTGCAGATTGTATCTTTGCAATATCGCTCTCTGTTAAAAAAATTTGGCTAAAGTCACCACCTTGCGTTTTGTTGGGGTCGTAGGCTTTTGGATCACCATTACCAAAACCACTACTAAAATCGTTTGCCCCTTGGCGTGACACAACATACAAATTTACGTTATCGTACTGGCCTAATTGTGAAGTAATG is a genomic window of Candidatus Nomurabacteria bacterium containing:
- a CDS encoding alpha,alpha-trehalase yields the protein MNRIWHKKPPHMHNANVEATLAYIDQHWADLLYKNTQDTGTLIGLPHDYIVPAAQANAQFNFEEQYYWDTYFILLGLNDQKYSQLAKGMLENLVALYKRFHMIPNASRLYFLSRSQPPLLTSMILLYKETFGCSGEWFDEMMAIAEDEYTTVWMSTKHPHWRKIGQLNRYYDINALHDLAEAESGWDMTPRFDRKCLDYYPIDLNSLLYKYEKDFADWYRTKNDLKTAALWDNKAQKRAQIVDELLWGHVRKFYFDYNFEDEKRGLTWSLAGFYPMWVGMVDDKKAKELVKQLGKFEKDGGLSTTSRPMINLSLLFGSVKTQWAYPNGWAPLQWIVIKGLERYGYTEDANRLAKKWLKTCTDWYATHGVLLEKYNVVTPTKEPIKGVYPSQTGFGWTNGIYVALARDYA
- a CDS encoding FKBP-type peptidyl-prolyl cis-trans isomerase, translating into MVIIGALTIGVIAALGGGFFAWQSAQQDSSQTKSSLSTGATVPLNYENAGGDSISLTPKQNTPKDPNALSVDSSPTTSTNLGSGTTRQQTTNTGSTADTTNFSDYEQYKDKNEVFFGDIVLGKGAEAVKDSKLAVTYKGYLTNGQLFDQSRTGNNGQLEPLLFTLGAGQLIPGFEQGVAGMKAGGTRRVIIPPSLGYGPNAQGSIPANSVLIFDIQLTAAQ
- a CDS encoding ABC transporter permease yields the protein MRVIDIATTANGNLRRSKLRTFLTLLAIGIGTFTLSLSLGLGQGVKNYITSQLGQYDNVNLYVVSRQGANDFSSGFGNGDPKAYDPNKTQGGDFSQIFLTESDIAKIQSAEGVSTAQVPYMPSFNYVTSVDGNKYQVVSEPIVPQLPLTVVAGTKINLDDVGSIMLSRKFVSLTGASSSEAAIGKSLSFTYQTVNDQTVTEDFIIKGIYEPTLIDASVKVSQTDAQRIATVQAFGGVPQVANVYISKSDTVTDEQLKENLKNVGFSVTSLADVNNTLNGVVTGVQLALAAFSAVAILASIVGVINTLFMAVLERTREIGLFRALGAKPKTIFALFSVEAALLGFWGSIFGLAFAYGAQYTINTIAENSFLKGIEGLQLLSITPQLALSIVGNIALITLLAGLIPAFKASRLDPIEALRYE